In Colletotrichum destructivum chromosome 1, complete sequence, the sequence AGTAATCCTGCCTatgtggaggaggaggaggaggaggaaatgACCAACGAATGGGCTGCAATAACTATTTCATCGCctcgacccccccccccccccccctcccccccatgGCCAGTTGTGCCGTGCCAGAATCACCCAGGGCACGTCGGAAGCGAGAGACTTCGCAGACATGGAGCAGTGATTGACAATGCAGTCGTGCCAGTAGCCTGAACCGGACCCCGTCACGTCGCCCTTGAAGACTCCGGCTTGTCTTGGAAACCCCATCCTCGCACTCCCCTGCATCGCGTAGGGTCAACAAGTTTGCCTGATAACACCGGTGGGGGCGAATGCAGCCATTCCTTTCTGACTTGGCCGTCGGCAGCCTCGCCAAGGTCTGTACAGTGTCTCATACAGTCAGTCATGGCCACGCCAATGGCCGTATGTATGCACTTGTCATCCGCTGGTGGCCTTGGCTTGTCACATTGGCTGACAAATGTCCAGGCCCGACCTCATctgacgtcgtcgccccaaTTGCGTAAATGTATATGCTCAcgactcctcctcctgtTCTTGTACGCATTACACCGACTGTGAAGCACCAGCTTCGACTTCGTTGAACACTTCAGCTTGTTTGTTGCTCCGACAAAACCCTGCCCAGCATGTCGTCGGGGCTTGCGGCAATCTATCCAgcggccgatggcggcgacaagTGTGGGACCACGCCGCGTTTGCGACGGGAATCCGGAGACATGATACACCACAGCGGCCCTTCGGAGGCACGCCATCCAATGCCGGACGCTTCTCCCGGTGGCGCCGCGTTGGCTCCGACCCGCGAAGCTTCCAGTGGCGTGCGTCTCTCCGAGCTGctgcccgacgacggccccgaTACCGCCGTCCCGAAGCTCTCGGGAACCACCATCACCCTCACCATGACGTCGCTCTGCCTGTCGGCGACCCTCTCCGCCCTGGAAATGACCATCGTGACCACGGCCGTGCCCAACATCGTGGCCTCGCTGCAGTCGGTCGCCGGCTACGTCTGGGTGGGCTCCGCCTTCATACTTGGGTTCACGGCCGTGACCCCCGTGTGGGGCTCCGTCGCGGACCTCTGGGGCCGCAGGCCCATTATTTTGCTGGCCCTGAGCATCTTCCTGGCCGGCAGCCTGCTGTGCGCACTCGCGCCGGACATGGACGTCCTGATCGCCGGCCGCGCTGTCCAAGGCGTCGGCGCCTCCGGCATGGGCGTCATGgtcaacaccatcatctGCGACATGTTCTCGCTCCGCGACCGCGGCTTGTATCTTGCCATCACGTCCATCATCTGGGCCATCGGCAGCGCGGTGGGCCCGGTGCTCGGGGGCGTCTTTGCCACGCGGCTGAAGTGagtctcgccggcgccattcctgcccccccccccctggttACACACTTGCTCTTGCTGACTGCCGTGCTCTTCGTGCTCTCCGTTGCAGTTGGAGATGGTGTTTCTGGATCAACCGTGAGTAatcgtcggcagcggctgcccacccctccgccccccccccgatGAGAGCTGACAGTTTTCGAAACTCAAAAGTGCCCATTGGCGCAGTAGTCTTCGCCGTgctcttcttttttctcgATCTGCCGTCACCCAGCACGTCAgttctcgccggcctcaaAGCCGTCGACTGGACGGGCAGTGCTCTGTGCATGGGCGGATCCCTGatggtcctcctcgccctcgacttTGGAGACGTCACGCACCCTTGGTCCTCCGCCACCGTCATCTGCCTGATGGTCTTTggtgccgtcgtcatcggcatcttcctcgtcaacgagTGGAAGTTCGCCGCGAACCCCGTCCTTCCCCTACGGCTGCTTTCAAGCTGGTCGAAAGCGGCGGCCTACAGTGTCTTCGCGTTCAACTCGTAcgtcttcatcggcatcgcgTACTACCTGCCCCTGTACTCGCAGGCCGTGTTGGGCGTGGACGCTCTGACGTCCGGGCTGTACCTGCTGCCGCTGGTCGTCTCGTGCTCGTTGTCGGCGGCCTGCGCCGGCGTCTTCATCCAGCAGACGGGACGTTACCGCGTGCTCATGTACGCGGCGCAGGTGCTTCTGACGCTCGGCACAGGACTCCTGGTCAACCTCGAGTTCGAGCGGAACCTGGCAAAGCTATTCGTGTTCCAGATACTCACcggtgtcggcgtcggcctgaACATCGAAGCCCCTGTCCTGGCGGCTCAGGCCGCGACCACGGTGCGCGATACTGCTGCGGTGGTGGCCACCATGGGCTTTCTCCGATCCATCGCGACGGCTATCTCTGTTGTGGTGGGGGGAGTGGTCTTCCAGAATCAGATGAAGGCCGGGAATCCAGCCCTGGCTGATCGGATTGGTCACGAGCTGGCCCGCCAATTTGACGGGGACAACGCATCGGCCCATGTCGAAGATGTCAGTCTTCTCACGGCAGATCAGCAGGTTCCTGTAAGACAGACTTATTTCAGAGCACTCAGGACCGTATGGATTATGGTAAGTATTAGACGCCTAGAGACACTGCGAAGTTCGCCTAAAGGGAAGCCCCTTTTGTGGTCTGCCTTCACTCGCTCACGATAGCCTACAGTATGTCGCGTTCGCAGGCTTGGCGTTGGTGTTAAACCTGTTTGTCTCAGAACACCACCTGAGTGGTGAGAGAAAGGAAgccgttctcggcgtcgatcGAGGAAAACCCGACTCGCTGCAGCAACCAAGGCAGGGGGAGGAGATACCGCTCGAGTCGTCCGGCAGACAGCACACCGATACCAGGCAGCACACACTGAGAAACCGGGCCGCATGAGGCCTGGGAGGGAATCTTGCATGCGCCACTAAGCACAAGCTGGGTTTCGTTGACGGCCATGCGTAAGATGCGAACGCCGCGTGGGACCCATGGCGGCCGTGCAGTCGATGATGCTCACCTTTCCCTCGTTGGTGTCTTGGATCCCACGCGTGTTGCCGTAAGACAATTTGTGCGCAGAGCAGAGACTGGAACCGCGGAGGGTTGCGCAGTCGATCACTCTGTCCTACTTGAGAGGATTGTGCTATGCCGTAGGCGAATATTTTATCTGAGCGTTTTGCGGTGATGCATAAGGGATCTACATCCCAAAACTCCCTTTATCACAATTCGGCACAGCGTCAGGACTGCTGCCTCTTGCAGTCACCCCGAGAGTTCCGTGTGGGCACGTAGGGTGAACGGAGCTGAAAGGTAGCTTCTGAACGCATCGGCCAATGTCACGACGGTTGCCCGGGGTGGGCACTTTTAATACAAATGCCGCACATTTCCAGCGACACTCAAAGTCAAGCGAAATGCGAGGTGGTGCTGGCCTCGAGCGTGAGTCGAAATTAGCTTCGTCTAGTGTGTGAATGATGAGCCAGGCGCGTAGCACCCCGAGGTCCATCTCACCCACCTCTCGCAGATTACGCAGAGGGACATCACTTTGGACGTGCTCGCGCACCTTGCATTTTGTCTTCAGGGATCTATTCGGGATATCTCGACGTGACTTTTGGGGTGGTCTATGATCATCAAAACCGACATGAACTCCATTACCAGCCGCCGCGTTTTCCCATTTAGTCCTCGTCCCAGTTGGGGTTGGGGCCGGGAGGCTTGGGGCCGCCGGCCCGGCGAGCCACAATAATCTGATCGACTGACAGAACAGTCCGGGCGGCCTCGGTAGCGAGCTTGATGGCCCAAGATTTGGAGACCAGCAGGTCCAGGATGCCCTCCTCGCGGGCGTCCAGAGTACCGGAGCCGTCATCGTTCTACCGCGGTCAGCGTCATAGCCTCGAGAAAACAAACAGGCAGTCCTTACCTCGATGTCCACGCCGGTAGCCCAGTCGTCCTTCTTGTGGTGGGCCATGTACAGTCTGCTCAGGACCTCGGTGGCGTCCAGACCGGCACTCTCTGCGATGGTCCTGGGGATGACCTCAAAGGCCTCGCCGTACTTGCGGATGGCGTACTGCGACAGGCCGGGAGTCTTTTCGCCAAGGGCGTTCAGCctctcgacgagctggatcTCGGTGGCACCCGCACCGGGCACGAGGCGGGGGTCTCTggtgatggccttgacgacgttgacaccgtcgtcgacggcgcgctcGACGTCATCCAGGTGGTTCTGAGTGGCTCCTCTCAGGACCAAGGTGGCTGTTCTTGTGGCCTCGTCCTCTTGTCTGAACACGGTAACACGGTCTCCGCCAATCTCGAGAgtctcgacgacgtcgatggAACCCATCTCGTCGGGCATGGGCGCACCCAGACGGGCCAGAGGGGTGGCTCCGACGACTCTGCAGATTCTGCGCAGCTCGAACTTGCTGAGAATCTTGATGACAAGGATGCCGAATCTGTTGAGGTAGTGGAGAGCCAGCTCGCCCACGGTGGAgccggcaacgacgactCGGATGCCGACGTCGTAgagctccttgatggcggcctcgaggtgcGACTCCTCGCCCTTTGTGAAATCCATCATCTCCTTGGCGttgtggaggaggacggtgcccttggtctcggtcTGGCTGGTGTCGATCGGGCACGAGAAGACTCCGACCTTTGCGTGCTGCGCCTTCTTGATCGAACCATCGGGCTCCTTGGGGAAGACCATACCCTTGACCACGCGACTTTGCTCCAGGGCGCCGCCCATGATCTTGACTACTCTGATGTTGTCGACGTTGAAACCGACGGGGTTCTTGGGCAGCACCGCcaggacggcctcggcgacgaggtcggccaGGAAGTCCTCGCTGCCGTTCTGCttgctggcgacgacggtgcggATGGCCTTGCTGAGCTCCTCCTGAGAGCGGATGTCCTCCACCTTGTCGACGGAAAGCTCGTCCAGCGTCTCGAGGGCGAACTTTTGTGCCCGCTCATAACCAGTGACGATATCTGACGTCTTCAGGCCCATACGCAGCAGGTCCTCCGCCTTCTtcagcagctcgccggcAAGAACGATGACCATGTTGGTGGCATCGCCCATCTCCGACTCTTGCTGTTGACTGGCCATGACCAGGAGCTTGGCCGCCGGGTGGACGACATCGAGTTCTCTAAGGATGGTGGCGGCGTCTGAGGTGAGGATCATCTTCTGGAGGTGGTTGATGACAATCTTGTTGCGGCCGTAGGGGCCCAGCGACGTCTGAACGGTCGACGAGATGGCCCGGCAGGCGTCGATGTTGCGCAGGACGGCTCCATCTTCGGAATCGTAGCTGGCGGAAGGCGAGGGGTCAGTCAGTCGGTGACACGGACAGCaaggcggggggggggggggggggggggggggggaggggagctTCAAGTACGAGGGGGGATCACACTCACTTGTTGTACCCCTGCTTGAACAGGTTCGCGTTCGGCGCGTTGGGGATGTTGAGAGACATGATGAACCGACGACCTGGTACGCTTCGGGAATCGGGGCGTGTTAAGTCGTGAGGCTCAAAAACAACAGTGTAAAATGTACCCTGTGTGTTGATGATGTGGTTGCGGgagctcctcttcctccaggCCTCAAAAAAAAGTCTGGGTGCAGGTGCGGGAGAGCGTATTGCTGCAGCCTTGGTGGGTTGGCACCGGGCATGGCCAATCATGACGCCGCAGGCATGCCATTGATCCGATCCGGCGCATCTGGTGCATTCTAAATTTCGGGGGTGGTTCCAGCGGGAACAACTGGGTCCCCCGGCCTTTTCCAGGCTTGGTGTCCCTGTGAGACAGTGAGAGACAGCAGCTGCCAGCCTCGCACTTCCCAGCTGGCGCGGTCCATGTTGCTTGTTGGTCCCCGACGACAATCGCCCATATCTCACGTTCTCGGCAGCCTCTCACCACCTGGTTCCCTCCTCCAATTGCTCAGATCCGCGTCGCAGTCAGACCTCAACCACatttccctctcctctgaCACGTCCAGCATCACCAAAACTTTCTTGATAGATACGTAATGGCTCCGCAATCCGGTACGTTTGTGACTCCCTTGAACTCGAGCAACCTACACACCCTCGCAAAGCTCCGCTTGACACCCGCCGCGAACCCCATCTCGTCGCAACTCATTCCCCCTACCTTTctccccccccaaaaaaagCCAATTCTTGCtccctcactctctctcccacacAAGGACACGAACCGCAACTGCTCCAGACCATCCGCGAAATGCCTCCCAAGAAGATCATCCGAGCTAATCCACCCGCGATCGACCTCTCAGCGATCCCGCCTTCCCTACCTCCCTCCGTCGAAGAGGCCTACCGGAGAAAATGCGTCCAGCTCAAGCAGCGcaccggcgaggtcgaggaggaaaaCGACGCGACCCGCGTCCGCCTCGCTCGGATCCGACGACAGATTGAGAAGCTGCGGCTGGAGAGAGCCTTCCTGCTGGAGCAGCTGGCCAAGAGAACAAGCACCAACGTGGAGGATTCAGACGGCAGCCCGAGCCCGCCACCGACTGTAGGCCCTCCGCCAAGcccacctcgacgacaaaGCAGGTTGCTGACACCATCTCAGCCGCAAGAAAAGCCTCTGCGTACGAAACGCGGCCACCGCAAGCCGTCggtcctcgccgagatcgactccgccgccaaggccaacTCCAGGCCGCTCAGTCAGACCGCCGCGACCATCTCGCCCAGTTCCGAGACCTTCTCCCACacccagggcggcggcggcggcggccgtggcggcgacACACAGGCGTCGGCGCGCACTAACGGCATCGCGAAGCCGCCCAAGCGCCCTGGAAATGCCTTTGAGCTGTACTGTGCCGACACGCGGCCGGTGCTTgaggagaagagcaagaacgacgccgatgtcaatgtcgacgaggagctcgcccgCGGCTGGAAGGACCTGCCggagggcgagaaggaggagttCCAGACGCGctccgaggaggagatggccaAATACcacaaggacaaggacgccTTCGCCGCAAAGAGCAAAAACGCCGAGCccaaggaggacgaggaggagcgcgacAAGTCACCACAGGAGGCGCCCGCAGCATCGCAAGACGAAGATGTAGAGATGGGCAATTACGACACCGAGGAGCAGCCGGAGGACACCCCGGCtgccgacgacaaggacgacaaaGCGGATGACTGATGCGGCCCGACAAATGCCGCGTTGTAAGACGGAAGGAACTCAGGCGTTGGGGGGATGGGAAGGGCTTCGCGGGTAGAAAATTCTTTGCTTATTTGTACAACACGAGACACATTAATCGACTGCTGGAAAGaagaataaaaaaaaaggaggcgTTTGCTGCCGATTTGATTACACACCCCCCCGTTCTGCGCGATCTGCGCCGTGAAGC encodes:
- a CDS encoding Putative major facilitator superfamily, MFS transporter superfamily; translated protein: MSSGLAAIYPAADGGDKCGTTPRLRRESGDMIHHSGPSEARHPMPDASPGGAALAPTREASSGVRLSELLPDDGPDTAVPKLSGTTITLTMTSLCLSATLSALEMTIVTTAVPNIVASLQSVAGYVWVGSAFILGFTAVTPVWGSVADLWGRRPIILLALSIFLAGSLLCALAPDMDVLIAGRAVQGVGASGMGVMVNTIICDMFSLRDRGLYLAITSIIWAIGSAVGPVLGGVFATRLNWRWCFWINLPIGAVVFAVLFFFLDLPSPSTSVLAGLKAVDWTGSALCMGGSLMVLLALDFGDVTHPWSSATVICLMVFGAVVIGIFLVNEWKFAANPVLPLRLLSSWSKAAAYSVFAFNSYVFIGIAYYLPLYSQAVLGVDALTSGLYLLPLVVSCSLSAACAGVFIQQTGRYRVLMYAAQVLLTLGTGLLVNLEFERNLAKLFVFQILTGVGVGLNIEAPVLAAQAATTVRDTAAVVATMGFLRSIATAISVVVGGVVFQNQMKAGNPALADRIGHELARQFDGDNASAHVEDVSLLTADQQVPVRQTYFRALRTVWIMYVAFAGLALVLNLFVSEHHLSGERKEAVLGVDRGKPDSLQQPRQGEEIPLESSGRQHTDTRQHTLRNRAA
- a CDS encoding Putative T-complex protein 1, theta subunit: MSLNIPNAPNANLFKQGYNNYDSEDGAVLRNIDACRAISSTVQTSLGPYGRNKIVINHLQKMILTSDAATILRELDVVHPAAKLLVMASQQQESEMGDATNMVIVLAGELLKKAEDLLRMGLKTSDIVTGYERAQKFALETLDELSVDKVEDIRSQEELSKAIRTVVASKQNGSEDFLADLVAEAVLAVLPKNPVGFNVDNIRVVKIMGGALEQSRVVKGMVFPKEPDGSIKKAQHAKVGVFSCPIDTSQTETKGTVLLHNAKEMMDFTKGEESHLEAAIKELYDVGIRVVVAGSTVGELALHYLNRFGILVIKILSKFELRRICRVVGATPLARLGAPMPDEMGSIDVVETLEIGGDRVTVFRQEDEATRTATLVLRGATQNHLDDVERAVDDGVNVVKAITRDPRLVPGAGATEIQLVERLNALGEKTPGLSQYAIRKYGEAFEVIPRTIAESAGLDATEVLSRLYMAHHKKDDWATGVDIENDDGSGTLDAREEGILDLLVSKSWAIKLATEAARTVLSVDQIIVARRAGGPKPPGPNPNWDED
- a CDS encoding Putative High mobility group box domain-containing protein, with protein sequence MAPQSAIPPSLPPSVEEAYRRKCVQLKQRTGEVEEENDATRVRLARIRRQIEKLRLERAFLLEQLAKRTSTNVEDSDGSPSPPPTPQEKPLRTKRGHRKPSVLAEIDSAAKANSRPLSQTAATISPSSETFSHTQGGGGGGRGGDTQASARTNGIAKPPKRPGNAFELYCADTRPVLEEKSKNDADVNVDEELARGWKDLPEGEKEEFQTRSEEEMAKYHKDKDAFAAKSKNAEPKEDEEERDKSPQEAPAASQDEDVEMGNYDTEEQPEDTPAADDKDDKADD